One region of Chlorobiota bacterium genomic DNA includes:
- a CDS encoding ATP-binding protein — translation MHRTPLSNLIHHAKLPFVGRDAQLAELRRFWQNTQRQLRVGLVVGEAGVGKSTLLERFFAELGDDCTRAHIRFTPHASTSLVRAVARALEHSVGDQPGYSHPPLAWRTPHDLADAIAAIASNTRLLLVLEDIHLLKEDGIQQLALLLGLLGAVRLPVLCLARPLPLGAMESLQGHLDTTIMLEGLREKEIVSLWHQLFAQQPQAAIIDSITATTLGNPLVIRSGLLRALNSQAIQATVLPQRMEVSVQLPSMQESFADSTRSISGTITQHLPAVELRRLQTLATLGEVFSTEAARIAIPEAEQLLQECQDRGLLSVASSAHISLVPTTVPPCSLLSFSHTVMHRELLSEAAANTAALLRVVASELPLYSTIPFSLLVHASDVEQFGKAELLEALQGIYSYLGAAYASDDWMLSETPLRAAGRLIQALNTICEGDDDEALIEARISFVMLKMERSARIPDVQAYGEELAELQQLTASENLPPALRHYQLAGKSATARNLAFYQPELLLDAVKDLLTEAQQLQQHAGGAYPTGLRITLVALLSLGRRCRHYSAIYWAAQHLEAVLESLDLHNPVELEEYAETLPFVMFVRRSQAEFAKRLQSLARLESFGPLPSALLSTKGHLLVMQGDAKAGIAILDEVIPRMQKHQLYTHLISTTGTLVAALGMLGESLETMIEQANNLLRNVPPSLPNMALETALAQTAILAYNIEDVVAVERLLPDVQNKANKKVLQYFATAQRDVGRIQQMEPPSPDPRDPYRVIADVFDSAELTPVIEEQMVEKLEMEIVEVLDLLQFRALLLAVEWMGERAYPIQQRLLPVAQEGIRQWLRWLVQREVTPYASSLVERFGALLPASEAEGWEVEIGVLGKQA, via the coding sequence ATGCATCGAACTCCTTTATCCAACCTTATCCACCATGCGAAGCTGCCGTTTGTTGGGCGCGATGCCCAGCTTGCGGAGCTACGCCGGTTTTGGCAGAACACGCAGCGGCAGTTGCGCGTTGGGCTTGTGGTTGGCGAGGCTGGCGTTGGCAAAAGCACTTTGCTTGAGCGGTTCTTTGCGGAGCTTGGCGACGATTGCACGCGGGCGCATATCCGTTTCACCCCGCACGCATCAACATCGCTGGTGCGTGCGGTTGCCCGTGCGCTTGAGCATAGCGTTGGGGACCAACCGGGATATTCGCACCCACCCCTTGCTTGGCGCACCCCCCATGATCTGGCCGATGCGATTGCCGCCATTGCATCGAACACCCGGCTCCTTCTGGTGCTGGAGGATATCCATTTGCTAAAAGAGGATGGAATCCAGCAGCTGGCGTTGCTGTTGGGGTTGCTTGGCGCGGTGCGGTTGCCAGTGCTGTGCTTGGCACGCCCGTTGCCGTTGGGAGCAATGGAATCGTTGCAGGGGCATCTGGACACCACCATCATGCTGGAGGGATTGCGGGAAAAGGAGATCGTCTCGCTTTGGCATCAGCTGTTCGCCCAGCAGCCACAAGCCGCCATCATTGACTCGATTACCGCCACCACGCTTGGCAATCCGCTGGTGATTCGTTCGGGGTTGCTGCGTGCGCTAAACAGCCAGGCCATCCAGGCCACCGTTTTGCCACAGCGGATGGAGGTCAGCGTGCAGCTCCCTTCGATGCAGGAATCGTTTGCCGACAGCACGCGTTCCATTTCCGGCACAATCACCCAGCACCTTCCGGCAGTGGAGTTGCGACGGCTGCAAACGCTGGCAACATTGGGTGAAGTGTTCTCCACCGAGGCCGCACGCATTGCCATTCCGGAGGCCGAGCAGCTACTCCAAGAATGCCAAGATCGTGGCCTTCTTTCGGTTGCTTCTTCGGCTCATATCTCGCTGGTTCCGACAACTGTTCCTCCATGTTCTTTGCTGTCGTTTTCGCATACGGTGATGCACCGTGAGCTTCTTAGCGAGGCCGCGGCCAATACCGCAGCGTTGTTGCGTGTGGTTGCTTCCGAGCTTCCGCTCTACTCCACCATCCCGTTCTCCTTGCTTGTCCATGCTTCCGATGTTGAACAGTTTGGCAAAGCGGAGTTGCTGGAAGCGTTGCAAGGGATCTATTCCTACTTGGGAGCAGCATATGCTTCCGACGACTGGATGCTTTCGGAAACTCCGTTGCGCGCCGCCGGGCGGCTGATTCAGGCCCTGAACACCATCTGCGAAGGCGACGATGACGAGGCACTGATCGAGGCCCGAATCTCCTTTGTGATGTTGAAGATGGAACGCAGCGCGCGGATTCCCGATGTGCAAGCCTACGGGGAAGAGCTTGCCGAACTCCAGCAACTCACCGCATCGGAGAACCTTCCCCCTGCGCTGCGCCATTACCAGCTTGCGGGGAAATCGGCAACGGCACGGAACCTTGCGTTTTACCAACCCGAACTGCTGCTGGATGCCGTGAAGGACTTGCTGACCGAGGCCCAGCAGTTGCAGCAGCACGCGGGTGGAGCGTATCCAACCGGATTAAGAATCACGCTTGTTGCACTGTTGTCGTTGGGTCGGCGATGCCGCCATTATTCGGCCATATACTGGGCGGCGCAGCATCTGGAGGCCGTGCTGGAGTCGCTGGATTTGCACAACCCGGTGGAGCTTGAGGAGTACGCCGAGACGCTCCCCTTTGTGATGTTTGTGCGCCGTTCCCAAGCCGAGTTCGCAAAGCGATTGCAGTCACTTGCGCGGCTGGAGTCCTTCGGTCCGTTGCCATCGGCTCTACTCTCCACAAAAGGGCATCTGCTGGTGATGCAAGGGGATGCAAAAGCGGGGATTGCAATTTTGGATGAGGTGATACCCAGGATGCAAAAACACCAGTTGTACACTCATCTTATCAGCACCACCGGAACGCTGGTGGCAGCATTGGGGATGCTGGGGGAATCGCTGGAAACGATGATTGAACAAGCCAACAACCTGCTGCGGAATGTCCCCCCAAGCCTTCCCAACATGGCCCTTGAGACCGCCCTTGCCCAAACAGCGATTTTGGCGTACAACATCGAGGATGTGGTGGCGGTTGAGCGGCTCCTTCCCGATGTGCAAAACAAAGCCAACAAGAAGGTGCTGCAATACTTCGCCACCGCCCAGCGCGACGTTGGCCGTATCCAGCAAATGGAGCCACCCTCGCCCGACCCCCGCGACCCCTATCGGGTGATTGCCGATGTTTTTGATTCGGCAGAACTCACCCCTGTGATAGAAGAGCAGATGGTGGAAAAACTGGAAATGGAGATTGTGGAAGTCCTTGATCTTCTGCAGTTCCGCGCACTGCTGCTTGCGGTGGAATGGATGGGGGAGCGTGCCTATCCAATCCAGCAGCGGTTGCTTCCGGTGGCCCAGGAAGGAATCCGTCAGTGGCTGCGCTGGCTGGTGCAGCGGGAAGTGACCCCCTACGCCAGCAGCTTGGTGGAACGATTCGGCGCACTGCTTCCGGCATCGGAAGCGGAGGGGTGGGAAGTGGAGATAGGGGTGTTGGGGAAACAAGCGTAG